The region AAACCGGGTTTTGTCGTCCACCAAGGCCGTTCCGGTTATCCACCACACCCGATTTACACTCGTCGGTAACTGACCAAGGTCTTCGAGAAAGACCTTGTCACGATCCTGATAAATCAAGGTAGACGCACCATAGCCATTCGGTCGGTTGTCGGTGGTGTCACCCATAGGGGGGTCATACAGCAAGGGGAAATCCCGGCGCGACTGTAGTACGCCACGGTCAACCACCAATAACCGCCATCAACGACAATACTGTCGCCAGCAATGGCGCTCTCGTTGATACGCGCCACCATGTCGTCCAGCGGATGGCTCGCTTCATTGCGCGGATCATCCAGTTCATCACGCTGTTGATAAAGAGTGGCCAACCCCGCGCACTGAATACTCACCAGCGCACAGGCGAAAACGATCGCCAGCACTAAATGTCGACGCGCCACTCTCGCGATGGCCAGCGCCAATATCATGGGTATGCCCATGGCGGCAAAGACCATGTAAGGCTCGACGAACATCGGGAACTTGAACGAGATCAAGGCAACGGCCAATACCGGAAAAAGCGTATAGATCAGTAATAGAAAACCGAACTTCCACCGACCGTTTTCCTTGATCGCCACCCAGACAGCAGCCAGCGCCACCAGAATAGGAAGCAACAGGTAAAACGTCGCGGGTAACTCTTCGTTACTGCGTAACGTTAAAAACTTCCAGATCGAAGAAGGCAAGGTGTAAGGCGCCAGTGCCGGAATCCAGAAAATATCGCCGCCGATCTTTAACTGCTCGGTGTGGACAAAGACCTCATCCACCAGGCTGATCAGCCACGGGATGTAAAGAAGGGAAATGCCTGTGTAGGTCACCCACAGCATCGGTCGCGACAGGTAGTGCAGGGTTTCGTCCCGTTCAAACCTCAACATCACCAGATACAGGAAGTGAGACAGCGCACATAAAATCGCCAGGTAGTGGGTATACAGAGCGGCGGTCATCAATAGCCCATAGACCACCAGATATCGATTGCGCGGAGTCTTCAACCAATAAACCAGGGCAATCGTGGCGCCCAACAACCACACGGCCTCCAGCGTGTACATCCGCGCTTCTTGACTGTAACGAACGGAGATCGGCAACAGCGCAATCAAAAGACCGGCGAGCAGCGCCGTTTTCGGCGTGCTGATCATCCGCATCAACCACATCCCCAGAGCGACCGTTGCCACACCCGCCACGGCACTCAGCGAACGAATGGCCAAGACGCTGTCGCCAAAAACGGAAATCCATAAATGAAGTAGCAGAAAATAAAGCGGTGGATGCACTTCATGCCCCATATGAAACCAGATCGCCTGCGGTGATAAAACGCTCACCAACGCCGAAAAGGCTTCATCGGTCCAGAAGTACGGAAGATTAATATTATGAAAACGCACCATGGATGCGAGCAGGATGATCAACAGCCAAGCTGTACTTTCTGTGCCTGAGTGCAGGGAAATAAATGATCGCTTCATATTTCGTCACTACGAAACACAAAGAACTTCGAAAAAAGAACCCGCACACCAGGCTCAATAACGAAAACGACGTCACCGTTACCATTCCATGAAGTCGCCACTCATCAGCCAGACGCCCGATGCCGTAGCTCATCGCCCCCATAAAACCAATAAGCAGCAAGTACCCGTACAGCGACACCTTGCCATCGAAGGTGTACAGCGCATTCACATAAAACGAAAACGACGCAGCGACGCAAAACGCCGCAAAGTTACTGGCTGCCTGACTGAATTCAGCAGCGGTGGTGAGCACAAAGAATAGCTGCCAATGAATAATCGCATTGGCCAGCCCGACCACCGTGTAAGTGGAGAATCCTTTCCAAAAGGCTTTCATGCTGGTCCCTTGCTGCGTCGCCGTTTCAGGAGTCTGTCAAACTAAAATCATGAGCGGGAGCCGTCTACTGTAAGAAGTTACAGGGCGGCTGTTGTTCCTGACAGACGGTCACGACTCACCAGCGCAGCGCAGTGATCGGCGCCGGCTCTTTCATGACGATAAAACCGTAATCCCCCAGCAGATAAATGCGGTAGTACTGGCTATCCACCAGCGGCACAAACCCTTGATAGCCGACCCGCGTCGCGTTGCGCCGCTCTCTCTCGGCGACCACGTTGGTGATGCCGACCTTCGGCAGGTTTTCGGCCAGCATGTAGTAGTCGGTGTTGAGCAAATAGCGCAACACCGGCATCTGTTTGAATGAACCGGCGGCGCCCGACAGCCAGTGATCGGAATACGTCACCGACATATAAATACGTTTGGCATCGCGCAGTGCCGGGCGCGACGCAATGTCGTAGCTCAGGGCATACAGCGCGCTGTTGGCGAAGGTCTTCTGCACCATCAGCACCCGCCCGTAGGCGAAGGACAACGACAGCATGGCCAGCAGCGGAATCAATAGCAGCAACGGCAGTCGTTCATGCACAGCGGCCAGCACCAGATGACTGAGGTAGAACAGCAGCAACATCAGCACGGCAAAGCCCATAAAGGTTCGGGCGCCTTCATTGAAGTCGCGAAATAACAGTGCGATACCCGATACCAACACCACGGTAGCGGGCACGATCAGCAGACACAGCACGCCGATCAGGGCTTTCTTCTGCCCCGCCTCCCGGCGCTCAAGCAGGCGTCGTCCCACTTGAACGCTGCCGGCAGCCGCGCACAGCAACAACGCGGCAAACACCCAAGCGAATCCGCCGTGGAACAACAGCATGACTTTTTCCAGCACCCGGCCCGCGTTGATTTCGGCTTGCAGCAGAGGATCCGCCGTCCAGTTCAGCAACAGGGTGCGACTCTGATTCATGTAGGCGTAAGCCGTAGCGCCGTAGATCAACCAGGCCAGCCCCGTTTGCGCCAGTTTCCAGCCGATCAAGCGGTACCACTCGGGCCAGGGGCGCCGGTCATTCGCGAATCGCAGCAACTCCAGACAACACAGCCCGAAAAACACATTGATGCTGACTTGGTACAGCCCGATGGCCAGCGCAATCAGCAACGCAGGCACGATCCATTGCTGGACGCGGGAGGCGCTGCGAAAGGTGATCGCGAAGATCACGGCCACCAGGCTCAAGACCATGGCCGGCCCGTCGTATTGATAGGAAAGGTTTTGCAGAAAAAACGGGTTGTACCAGAGCGCGAGCACCACCAGACAGTGGGATAACCTCGGCTCGGCAAAGTAATGGAAGGTCAGGCGGGTCAATGCCCAGGCCATGGCCAACGAGGCAATCAACAACGGTAACGGGAAGATGTTCGGCGCTGCACCGCTGAAGGTCATCGCGTTGTAAAACAGCTGTGTGAATAACCGCCCCTCCCCGGCCCAGCCCAAACCGGCGGCCAGTGAGCGCCAGTTGTCATCGATGTAGGAATAATCAGCGAGGATCAGCGGCAGGACGTAGGCAAAGGTTGCGAACACAAAGAACAGCCAGACCCGACGGCCGCCGAGTTCTCTGTCGAGCCATTCGCCGATCCTCATGCCCGTGCCCCTTGGGGTGCCCACGCTCAAGCCATGAAACTTTGAACCCGGCGCCGGGCATACATCACCGGCTTTTAGACAGACGGCGTAGCCGGGCAATACCCGGAGACATCCCGAAATATCCCGCCTTTGCAATTAGCGGCCAACCACGGCACCCTGCGCGCCGCCGACGTGCGGCATGCACCTTTTGCGCAGCGCTCCACTCCTAACTCAACACCCGTTCAAGAGCCCTCAGTCATGACGTCTGAACGCGATCATCGAATCGACTTTTTTCGAGGCCTGGCCCTGATCTTCATTTTTTGGGATCACGTGCCGCATAACCCCCTCGGCCAGATTACCCCGCGTAACTTCGGGTTCAGCGACGCAGCCGAAATCTTCGTGTTCCTCGCCGGGTACGCGGCAGTCCTGGCCTACGGCAAGATCCTTGCGCGCGATGGTTACCTGATCGCTTGCGTGAAGATCCTGCGCCGCGCCTGGGTGCTTTACGTGGTGCATATCTTCCTGCTGGCGATGCTGATGGGCATTGTGTTCTTCGCCAACAGCCATGTGGAAACCCGCGACCTGGTGGAAGAAATGGGCATGCACCACTTCATCACCAATCCTCAGCAGGCCTTGGTGGATGAGTTGCTGCTGCGCTTTAAACCGAACCTTATGGACCCGTTGCCGCTGTACATCGTGCTGCTGGCGGGTTTGCCGTTGGTGCTGCCGATGCTGGTGC is a window of Pseudomonas sp. 10S4 DNA encoding:
- a CDS encoding glycosyltransferase family 39 protein; the protein is MIILLASMVRFHNINLPYFWTDEAFSALVSVLSPQAIWFHMGHEVHPPLYFLLLHLWISVFGDSVLAIRSLSAVAGVATVALGMWLMRMISTPKTALLAGLLIALLPISVRYSQEARMYTLEAVWLLGATIALVYWLKTPRNRYLVVYGLLMTAALYTHYLAILCALSHFLYLVMLRFERDETLHYLSRPMLWVTYTGISLLYIPWLISLVDEVFVHTEQLKIGGDIFWIPALAPYTLPSSIWKFLTLRSNEELPATFYLLLPILVALAAVWVAIKENGRWKFGFLLLIYTLFPVLAVALISFKFPMFVEPYMVFAAMGIPMILALAIARVARRHLVLAIVFACALVSIQCAGLATLYQQRDELDDPRNEASHPLDDMVARINESAIAGDSIVVDGGYWWLTVAYYSRAGISPCCMTPLWVTPPTTDRMAMVRLP
- a CDS encoding GtrA family protein, whose translation is MKAFWKGFSTYTVVGLANAIIHWQLFFVLTTAAEFSQAASNFAAFCVAASFSFYVNALYTFDGKVSLYGYLLLIGFMGAMSYGIGRLADEWRLHGMVTVTSFSLLSLVCGFFFRSSLCFVVTKYEAIIYFPALRHRKYSLAVDHPARIHGAFS
- a CDS encoding glucosyltransferase domain-containing protein is translated as MRIGEWLDRELGGRRVWLFFVFATFAYVLPLILADYSYIDDNWRSLAAGLGWAGEGRLFTQLFYNAMTFSGAAPNIFPLPLLIASLAMAWALTRLTFHYFAEPRLSHCLVVLALWYNPFFLQNLSYQYDGPAMVLSLVAVIFAITFRSASRVQQWIVPALLIALAIGLYQVSINVFFGLCCLELLRFANDRRPWPEWYRLIGWKLAQTGLAWLIYGATAYAYMNQSRTLLLNWTADPLLQAEINAGRVLEKVMLLFHGGFAWVFAALLLCAAAGSVQVGRRLLERREAGQKKALIGVLCLLIVPATVVLVSGIALLFRDFNEGARTFMGFAVLMLLLFYLSHLVLAAVHERLPLLLLIPLLAMLSLSFAYGRVLMVQKTFANSALYALSYDIASRPALRDAKRIYMSVTYSDHWLSGAAGSFKQMPVLRYLLNTDYYMLAENLPKVGITNVVAERERRNATRVGYQGFVPLVDSQYYRIYLLGDYGFIVMKEPAPITALRW